The following coding sequences lie in one Apium graveolens cultivar Ventura chromosome 3, ASM990537v1, whole genome shotgun sequence genomic window:
- the LOC141714883 gene encoding uncharacterized protein LOC141714883, producing MKWHVVGRTKDGKLRHSADAEGWKSMDASHPEFVAEIQNVHLGLAADGINPYRSMNISHNTWPVVLVNYNLPSWLVMKLENLIFSTLIPGPEYPGNDIDVYMQPLVVELKELWDVGLETYDAFADQTFMLHASLLWTISDFPGYALLSGWSTKDVPPPPLSGMDVEQLLFQYENCFGKRDSKKRKRETGTLLNIGGRTKDHLSARKDIKKMGIRKVLHPVRIGDSNQYKIRAAIFYMTKKEKELFCSIFQNVKLPHGTASNISRCVQIDLKTRGSSGFNEIDCFFRGLCGKVIGVRNRSKPEGSIAEGYLEEVCVTFCYRFLSDAIKTKIDQNINVGYSIGSRRNIDDKSVELAAEVWIKVHRYVFFNCGNADIEKLIGEHRILIESHGKSKRYAKERLHTIEFHHWLKDEVQKINEPSSELLNLARGLERAAKKYIGYIVNGFRFHTKKRDAKCTIQNGGVILTALTTSFASSKDKNPTVGDVTYYGAIEEIIEVDYWGAIMVVLFGWCWYEKDKDCYGITRVNFTKKVQNDDPYVLATQVQQVFYIQDCIEKNLHFGLKKLPKEYHDIGTNADVLEDVCGPTMHDTKVNIELQNQNDDGSWCRDDIPGEMCLQLSSGDEADDEIFE from the exons ATGAAGTGGCATGTAGTGGGACGAACAAAAGATGGAAAGTTAAGACATTCAGCGGATGCAGAGGGATGGAAGTCAATGGATGCTAGTCATCCAGAATTTGTAGCGGAAATTCAAAATGTTCATTTAGGTTTGGCCGCAGATGGCATTAATCCCTACCGATCAATGAACATAAGTCACAATACTTGGCCAGTTGTTCTGGTCAATTATAATCTTCCTTCTTGGTTGGTTATGAAACTAGAAAATTTAATTTTCTCGACACTAATCCCTGGTCCTGAGTACCCTGGTAATGACATAGATGTCTATATGCAGCCACTGGTTGTAGAGTTAAAAGAATTATGGGACGTAGGTTTAGAAACTTACGATGCCTTTGCTGACCAGACATTTATGTTGCACGCGAGTTTGTTATGGACTATTAGCGATTTTCCAGGGTATGCACTTTTATCGGGGTGGAGCACCAAGG ATGTTCCTCCACCTCCATTATCTGGAATGGACGTCGAACAACTACTATTCCAATATGAGAATTGTTTTGGGAAGCGAGATTCAAAAAAAAGGAAAAGGGAGACAG GAACTTTATTGAATATTGGGGGAAGGACGAAAGATCATCTCAGCGCTCGAAAAGATATAAAAAAAATGGGTATTCGTAAGGTTCTTCACCCTGTGAGAATTGGTGATAGCAATCAATATAAAATTAGGGCTGCAATTTTTTACATGACAAAAAAAGAAAAGGAACTGTTCTGCTCTATTTTCCAGAATGTTAAACTTCCACATGGAACTGCATCTAATATTAGTCGTTGCGTTCAAATTG ACCTCAAAACCAGAGGTAGCAGTGGCTTTAATGAGATTGACTGCTTTTTTAGGGGGTTATGCGGAAAAGTGATTGGG GTCCGCAATAGGAGTAAACCGGAGGGGTCCATTGCTGAAGGTTATTTGGAAGAAGTTTGTGTCACATTTTGTTATAGATTTCTAAGTGATGCTATCAAAACTAAGATTGATCAGAACATAAATGTTGGATACTCGATTGGGTCTAGAAGAAACATAGATGATAAATCTGTAGAGTTGGCAGCAGAGGTTTGGATTAAGGTTCATCGGTACGTGTTTTTCAACTGTGGAAACGCCGACATTGAAAAGCTGATTGG GGAACATCGTATTTTAATTGAAAGTCATGGAAAGTCAAAGAGGTATGCAAAAGAAAGACTACATACAATAGAATTTCATCATTGGTTGAAAGATGAGGTGCAAAAAATAAATGAACCTTCATCGGAATTATTAAACTTGGCAAGGGGCCTTGAACGAGCAGCTAAGAAGTATATTGGCTACATCGTAAATGGGTTCAGATTCCACACGAAGAAAAGAGATGCCAAGTGTACTATCCAAAATGGCGGTGTCATTTTGACAGCCCTAACAACCAGTTTTGCGAGTTCTAAGGATAAAAATCCAACAGTAGGGGATGTTACTTACTATGGAGCAATCGAAGAAATTATTGAAGTAGACTATTGGGGAGCAATTATGGTAGTTCTGTTTGGGTGGTGTTGGTATGAAAAGGATAAGGACTGTTATGGGATTACACGCGTCAATTTCACTAAAAAGGTTCAAAATGATGATCCGTATGTTCTAGCTACCCAAGTACAACAAGTGTTCTATATTCAGGACTGCATTGAAAAAAATTTGCATTTTGGTTTAAAGAAATTACCGAAGGAGTACCATGATATAGGCACAAATGCTGATGTCCTTGAAGATGTTTGTGGACCCACTATGCATGATACGAAAGTCAATATTGAATTGCAGAATCAGAATGATGATGGTAGCTGGTGTAGGGATGACATTCCGGGTGAAATGTGCCTTCAACTGTCTAGTGGGGATGAAGCAGATGATGAAATTTTCGAATGA